In Cynocephalus volans isolate mCynVol1 chromosome 16, mCynVol1.pri, whole genome shotgun sequence, the following proteins share a genomic window:
- the CD7 gene encoding T-cell antigen CD7, translating into MARLPHMPLLPMLLALARALPGALATQELQQSPRYTITPEGGSVNITCSSTGPLCGMYLRRSWPQTTNVIYYEDGKVPTVDQGFSGRIDFLGSQDNLTITMHHLQLADSDVYTCQGITESQTIKESNVWGPSTIVVVIEKLSQGACTCEEALLASLALPAALAVACFLIGLGVGVVCVLKRTQIKKLCCSRNKAAVCVVYEDMSCSRHNTLSTPNHYQ; encoded by the exons ATGGCCCGGCTCCCCCACATGCCGCTGCTGCCCATGCTCCTGGCACTCGCCCGTGCCCTGCCCGGGGCCCTGGCCACCCAAG AGCTGCAGCAGTCTCCCCGCTACACGATCACCCCCGAGGGAGGCTCTGTCAACATCACCTGCTCCAGCACTGGGCCCCTGTGCGGGATGTACCTGAGGCGAAGCTGGCCGCAGACCACAAACGTGATCTACTACGAAGACGGGAAGGTGCCCACCGTGGATCAGGGCTTCTCGGGCCGCATCGACTTCTTGGGGTCTCAGGACAACCTGACCATCACCATGCACCACCTGCAGCTGGCCGACTCTGACGTGTATACCTGCCAGGGCATCACAGAAAGCCAGACCATCAAGGAAAGCAACGTCTGGGGCCCCAGCACCATAGTCGTGGTGATAG AAAAATTGTCCCAAGGAGCATGCACATGCGAGGAGGCTCTGCTGGCGTCCTTGGCCCTCCCAGCCGCCCTCGCAGTGGCCTGCTTCCTCATCGGACTGGGCGTGGGGGTGGTGTGTGTGCTGAAGAGGACACAG ATCAAGAAACTCTGCTGCTCGAGGAATAAGGCTGCGGTGTGTGTGGTGTACGAGGACATGTCCTGCAGCCGCCACAACACGCTGTCCACCCCCAACCACTACCAGTGA